A section of the Burkholderiales bacterium genome encodes:
- a CDS encoding S26 family signal peptidase, with protein sequence MRTLFLHRHRHDALAPSARLKLRLFAERSAAHLKRWALVYVALAALALWFHAHYAFGLNASPSLPHRLFLIHKGEMPGRGDFVAFRWAGGGPYPAGVTFIKVLAGIPGDEVTRDAQGFHVNGVAVGVPKPVSRQGQALEPGPTGRIPEGRYYVQAGHPDSLDSRYRLTGWIHASQIIGRARALF encoded by the coding sequence ATGCGCACCCTCTTCCTGCATCGACACCGGCACGACGCCCTGGCTCCGAGCGCGCGCCTCAAGCTGCGCCTCTTTGCCGAACGCTCGGCCGCCCACCTGAAGCGCTGGGCCCTCGTCTACGTCGCCCTCGCAGCGCTGGCGCTCTGGTTTCACGCCCACTACGCCTTCGGGCTGAACGCCTCGCCCAGCCTGCCGCACCGGCTCTTCCTCATCCACAAGGGCGAGATGCCCGGCCGCGGCGACTTCGTCGCCTTCCGCTGGGCCGGTGGCGGGCCGTACCCGGCCGGCGTCACCTTCATCAAGGTGCTCGCCGGCATCCCCGGCGACGAGGTCACGCGCGACGCGCAGGGCTTTCACGTCAACGGCGTCGCGGTCGGTGTGCCCAAGCCGGTGAGCCGGCAAGGCCAGGCGCTCGAACCCGGCCCCACCGGCCGCATTCCGGAGGGCCGCTACTACGTGCAGGCCGGGCACCCGGATAGCCTGGACTCGCGGTATCGGCTCACCGGCTGGATCCACGCGTCGCAGATCATCGGGAGGGCCCGTGCGCTCTTCTGA
- the traW gene encoding type-F conjugative transfer system protein TraW, with protein sequence MRFAAAALAATVATTSVQAQDLGVIGPVYPIAEPSLLDVILAKLRAASDDGTLARLQREALARIRQGIDDPAPVAGLVRTRHPRHFHHDPSIVVEEAIRDAEGRVVVPPGTVVNPLDTVPLSQALLFFDARDRDQVAEARKLIDARHGQVRAILTGGSYLDLMRRWQRPVFYDQQGVLTTKLGIRQVPALVTQDGRRLRIDELP encoded by the coding sequence CTGCGATTCGCCGCAGCCGCGCTCGCGGCGACGGTCGCGACGACGTCCGTGCAAGCCCAGGACCTCGGCGTGATCGGCCCGGTCTACCCGATCGCCGAACCGAGCCTGCTGGACGTGATCCTCGCGAAGCTGCGCGCGGCCAGCGACGACGGCACGCTCGCCCGCCTCCAGCGCGAAGCCCTGGCCCGGATCCGACAAGGAATCGACGACCCCGCACCGGTGGCGGGGCTGGTCCGCACCCGTCATCCGCGTCACTTCCACCACGACCCGAGCATCGTCGTGGAGGAGGCCATTCGCGACGCCGAGGGGCGCGTCGTCGTGCCGCCCGGCACGGTGGTGAACCCGCTCGACACTGTGCCGCTCAGCCAGGCCCTGCTCTTCTTCGACGCCCGCGATCGCGACCAGGTCGCCGAGGCACGCAAGCTCATCGACGCGCGCCACGGCCAGGTCAGGGCGATCCTCACCGGCGGTTCCTACCTGGACCTGATGCGCCGGTGGCAGCGGCCCGTGTTCTACGACCAGCAGGGCGTTCTCACGACGAAGCTCGGCATCCGCCAGGTCCCCGCGCTCGTCACGCAGGACGGACGGCGGCTGCGCATCGACGAGCTGCCGTAG
- the traN gene encoding conjugal transfer protein TraN, producing MSARRFAWLAGGALALCVLASAPARAADCYQTAETCVEGPETRDIGGYPVQRDCWRYRASYTCVSQNSTDDCQPLRDRGCSQVNSRCMDTNPQGACMLYEQTWQCRVATGTTSTVTNCGGQQFCLDGRCFDTGYAPDADFARAVAGLEAQREAGRYLDPNTLEVFKGYDNRCRKKLFGLVNCCKGGGTDGSLFSTFSLITGAGGQAIGAIGSSYTYDALFTADAPDLVIAGFETLFGAGGGSSALAGLIAGDLSVGSFVTSLVPGPWTLAMLAIQLSGCCPAKTPSRSSR from the coding sequence ATGAGTGCGCGCCGCTTCGCCTGGCTCGCCGGCGGCGCGCTGGCGCTCTGCGTGCTCGCGTCCGCGCCCGCAAGAGCCGCCGACTGCTACCAGACCGCCGAGACCTGCGTCGAAGGCCCCGAGACGCGCGACATCGGCGGCTATCCGGTGCAGCGGGACTGCTGGCGCTACCGCGCCTCGTACACCTGCGTCTCGCAGAACAGCACCGACGACTGCCAGCCCCTGCGCGACCGCGGCTGCAGCCAGGTGAACTCGCGCTGCATGGACACGAACCCGCAGGGCGCCTGCATGCTCTACGAGCAGACCTGGCAGTGCCGCGTCGCCACGGGCACCACCTCGACGGTGACGAACTGCGGCGGCCAGCAGTTCTGCCTGGACGGCCGCTGCTTCGACACCGGCTACGCGCCGGACGCGGACTTCGCGCGTGCCGTCGCAGGGCTGGAAGCGCAGCGCGAAGCCGGCCGCTACCTCGACCCGAACACGCTGGAGGTCTTCAAGGGCTACGACAACCGCTGCCGCAAGAAGCTCTTCGGCCTGGTGAACTGCTGCAAGGGCGGCGGCACCGACGGCTCGCTCTTCTCCACCTTCAGCCTGATCACCGGCGCGGGCGGCCAGGCCATCGGCGCCATCGGCTCGAGCTACACCTACGACGCGCTCTTCACGGCCGACGCGCCGGACCTGGTGATCGCCGGCTTCGAGACGCTGTTCGGCGCCGGCGGCGGCTCCTCGGCGCTCGCCGGGCTGATCGCCGGCGACCTGTCGGTGGGCTCCTTCGTGACCTCGCTGGTGCCCGGTCCGTGGACGCTCGCGATGCTGGCGATCCAGCTCTCGGGCTGCTGTCCTGCGAAGACGCCGAGCAGGTCCTCGCGATGA
- the traF gene encoding conjugal transfer protein TraF: MGGNARTRSVAAPTLAAALTIALALRPQRPGRQPVAAEPHLLEAEPESVTYWLRNREGWFWYRDPPGTAPRPAPPANQPPRELVEFEAMQKRLEDLKRIAVMNPSDANLTAYMRYQRLVMDKSERFAERWQRLVWTVPDLDYGLTGRPTNALAINVFDEQQRDRQAQAIKALAATHGLVFVFRGDCPHCHRFAPILKRFEQEFGFTVLAISMDGRAIPEYPNARPDNGMAARLNATAVPALYLTAPATRQIVPVGFGVMSMTDLVERIAALAQDASAGTRQP; encoded by the coding sequence ATGGGCGGCAATGCACGCACGCGCTCGGTGGCGGCTCCAACCCTCGCCGCCGCGCTGACGATCGCGCTCGCGCTTCGGCCTCAGCGGCCTGGGCGCCAGCCTGTGGCGGCCGAGCCGCACCTGCTCGAAGCCGAGCCGGAAAGCGTCACCTACTGGCTGCGCAACCGCGAAGGCTGGTTCTGGTACCGCGACCCGCCCGGCACGGCCCCACGGCCCGCACCGCCAGCCAACCAGCCACCGCGCGAGCTGGTCGAGTTCGAGGCGATGCAGAAGCGCCTGGAAGACCTGAAGCGCATCGCCGTCATGAACCCGAGCGACGCCAACCTGACGGCCTACATGCGCTATCAGCGCCTCGTGATGGACAAGTCGGAGCGCTTCGCCGAGCGCTGGCAGCGCCTGGTGTGGACCGTGCCCGACCTCGACTACGGACTGACCGGGCGGCCGACCAACGCGCTGGCGATCAACGTCTTCGACGAGCAGCAGCGCGACCGGCAGGCTCAGGCGATCAAAGCCCTGGCCGCCACCCACGGCCTCGTCTTCGTCTTCCGCGGCGACTGCCCGCACTGCCACCGCTTTGCGCCGATCCTGAAGCGCTTCGAGCAGGAGTTCGGCTTCACCGTGCTCGCGATCAGCATGGACGGCCGCGCGATCCCCGAGTACCCGAACGCCCGGCCCGACAACGGCATGGCGGCGCGCCTGAACGCCACGGCGGTGCCCGCGCTCTACCTCACCGCACCCGCCACCCGCCAGATCGTTCCGGTGGGCTTCGGCGTCATGTCGATGACCGACCTGGTCGAGCGGATCGCCGCCCTCGCGCAGGACGCCTCCGCCGGCACCCGCCAGCCCTGA
- a CDS encoding conjugal transfer protein TraH, translating to MQAMFNDLGALGNVTTPGAFRGQAMNLYTGGSLMMRAPGRNYPLASVQLPSLRAGCGGIDLYGGAFSFINKQQFIALLQNIGANAVGYAFKLALQSISPDIDKLLTELQDQINKINAMNINSCEAAQALVNGVVGEYDNSVMSGCANISQYLGSVSDRAEGRLTCATNAPARW from the coding sequence ATGCAGGCGATGTTCAACGACCTCGGCGCGCTTGGCAACGTGACCACGCCAGGCGCGTTCCGCGGCCAGGCGATGAACCTCTACACCGGCGGCAGCCTGATGATGCGCGCCCCGGGGCGCAACTACCCGCTGGCCAGCGTCCAGCTGCCGAGCCTGCGCGCCGGCTGCGGCGGCATCGACCTCTACGGCGGCGCCTTCTCCTTCATCAACAAGCAGCAGTTCATCGCCCTGCTGCAGAACATCGGCGCCAACGCCGTCGGCTACGCCTTCAAGCTCGCGCTGCAGTCGATCTCGCCCGACATCGACAAGCTGCTCACCGAGCTGCAGGACCAGATCAACAAGATCAACGCGATGAACATCAACTCCTGCGAGGCGGCGCAGGCGCTGGTGAACGGCGTGGTGGGCGAGTACGACAACTCGGTGATGAGCGGCTGCGCCAACATCTCCCAGTACCTCGGCAGCGTCTCCGACCGGGCCGAGGGCCGCCTCACCTGCGCCA